The genomic stretch CATTCCGAATGATGTGATGATTGGTGCAGGTACGCTAGTTCCACCAGGCAAAGTCTTAGAGAGTGGTTGGCTCTATGTGGGCAGCCCTGCCAAAAAAGCACGTCCGCTCACTGAAAAAGAAATGGCATTCTTGTCTTATTCTGCGCAGAATTATGTGAAAGTCTCTCGAAATTATCTTAGGTAAATCAGAATAAATAAATCCCTTTATTTTAATTCTTTTGTTTTAATTCTTGCTTTAAAACAAGCATAACTCGGAGAATTAAAATGTTTATTGCGGTCTACTGTTTCAAAATTAAACCGGCGACAAAGGAAGCTTTCATTCAGGCATGGAAAACGCGCACTGAAAGCATTTATCTGGTTTTAGGTTCTCTCGGTTCTCGCCTGCATAAAGAAGAAAAAACCGGTGATTATATTGGTTATGCCCAATGGACAAGCAGAACACATTGGGAAAATTCCGACTTTAGCTGTCTCAATTCAGAGGAATATTTAAAGCATAAAAAACCCGGTGAAGTGATGCGTGAGACCGTCATTTCAAGCGATACTATTTTGGAATTAGAGGTCGAAGCAGATTAT from Acinetobacter lwoffii encodes the following:
- a CDS encoding antibiotic biosynthesis monooxygenase family protein; amino-acid sequence: MFIAVYCFKIKPATKEAFIQAWKTRTESIYLVLGSLGSRLHKEEKTGDYIGYAQWTSRTHWENSDFSCLNSEEYLKHKKPGEVMRETVISSDTILELEVEADYLQSRAFLFE